A region of Fibrobacter succinogenes subsp. succinogenes S85 DNA encodes the following proteins:
- a CDS encoding RsmE family RNA methyltransferase, whose amino-acid sequence MKTPDSRFYCPLISVGTIILDENESSHAVRVCRAVNGEILQLCDGLGHYADATITKADAKACEVRVDTVEDAPLKRPRLNLGIACLKDDALEEVVFHAAQTETDSIIFLRTDYSQEPKNSDLKKTVRRAELKSLVSLKQSKKPWMTRIEGPIEFDKWLKDYQGDLILCDIDGERKLDINEGAAENSNATPVTLLVGPEGGFSPREIEAIKTFKNGKVHLLNLGNTRLRARTAAIIALGKVL is encoded by the coding sequence ATGAAAACTCCCGATAGCCGTTTCTATTGCCCGCTCATTAGCGTTGGCACCATTATCTTGGACGAAAACGAAAGTAGCCATGCCGTACGCGTTTGCCGCGCCGTGAATGGAGAAATTCTACAGCTCTGCGACGGCCTCGGGCATTACGCCGATGCAACAATCACCAAGGCAGACGCCAAAGCCTGCGAAGTCCGCGTAGATACAGTCGAAGACGCTCCGCTCAAGCGCCCACGCCTGAACCTCGGCATCGCCTGCCTCAAGGATGACGCACTCGAAGAAGTCGTTTTCCATGCGGCACAAACCGAAACGGACAGCATCATCTTTTTGCGTACGGACTACTCACAGGAACCCAAAAATTCCGACTTGAAAAAGACGGTTCGACGCGCCGAACTCAAATCGCTCGTGAGCCTCAAGCAATCCAAGAAGCCCTGGATGACACGCATCGAAGGGCCGATTGAATTCGATAAGTGGCTCAAGGATTATCAGGGAGACTTGATTCTCTGCGATATCGATGGAGAACGTAAGTTGGATATAAATGAAGGCGCTGCCGAAAATAGCAACGCCACGCCAGTTACTTTACTTGTAGGTCCAGAAGGTGGTTTTTCACCTCGCGAGATTGAAGCGATAAAAACGTTCAAGAACGGGAAGGTCCATTTGCTGAACTTAGGAAACACGCGCCTCCGCGCCCGCACCGCCGCCATTATCGCGTTAGGGAAAGTTTTATAA
- a CDS encoding InlB B-repeat-containing protein: MKRFLFLALAAVAYAARTIVPSEPTLDSDGCYAISTAEELYGYAKIVNESEVKTECGKLTKDIVVNEKNVKDTAFWTPIESFHGTFDGQNHTISGLICTDTSAYNVGMFGYVGAEIRERLSGEPWEVLKKAVVKNLGLINVSFVGKGAVGGIAGGAWGAVITNCYVDGAVYSNLYTGGLVYTGGLVGNSGPLEITNSRNLAYVGGYYAGGLVGNYDGSEPLTIVNSYNAGTISSNGTYGAFVGFSVGKLIISNSFNVGEKSLSREKLLVVGHHGRDTLIVDNYFYVDSWASSKYGINIDEKELKDGTLAQRLRNYNKDGIDGSVWGQWLGVDDIPQLSGKFVVGSSTLNIVAKTPSVVDGCYQIGTAEELYGFGFIANASLYSETPVCGKLTKDIVVNKNVLAKDTLNGNGGNFIPWFAVTNFAGTFDGAGHTISGLYFNDSLLRDAMGLFATVYAPDESRQVKIENVGIEDSYFYIFGSVGSLVGSVKTKSKTVTIKNCHGSSYLYGGAGGLVGSHAGDSLGIEDSYFDGVLESNNSSIGGLMSWATGKFYIVNSYSVADLKVNPDFMGSYNGSLVGTNNIESNSYVVNSYGADPLSKKESREAYPLVGLASAGSIEFINSFSEKTGTEIFCFNCGSEKDFGIIQVDADKFTDGSVAKLLHDYGESGINGLLWGQHVGYDAYPVFSGEVTTNFETSELKLVTFPEDTVKYSNSYIEGIKLSLPTPVRKDYVFKGWYASDDFSGEPVKSVPADAKGTQTFYAKWWHYPQMVGDCYELGDEGELILFSSFVDSLYRYSVNRPTLCTKLTNDIVLNKNVLVDGKLDSSKISSFVQWFPLNNYQGVFDGNGHTISGLYGYKGFFGKIESGNLIIKNLGIVDSYISGGNDVGGFVGEMYGKSLVIANSYFEGVVKGYENVGGLIGYTDRSQTLVLSSYHRGSVEGYADVGGLVGLSYEIYGSLMMMYSYNEGSVSSIWERSVGGLIGGEMTDFLHLSNSYNVATVTSKTSVVGGLVGSLKNDSAFIYNSYNLGNVSGTDSIGGVCGFKKDYVDLHLDAAYYLEGLQEGLGGTAVAAEDFANKNLLKRLQSYRDHGLDGSAWTQSDSDKYPVLNNKVSDKFIDSLLAVVTAPRSSSSSSVSSSSSSSSATEVSSSSAPQSSSSSVKSSSSSVPQSSSSSVKSSSSSVKSSSSSNVPKSSSSGKVSIASAFVASPVAIRTQGRMVEISGLRVGDSYALMDLQGRLLQHGQANGSTVMLQVAKSGRYLLRVAGRNRIVNVR; the protein is encoded by the coding sequence TTGAAACGATTTTTATTTCTTGCTTTGGCGGCTGTGGCTTATGCCGCAAGGACGATTGTTCCGTCGGAACCCACACTTGATTCTGATGGTTGCTATGCCATTTCAACTGCCGAAGAGCTTTATGGCTATGCTAAAATCGTAAATGAATCCGAAGTTAAGACGGAATGCGGAAAGCTCACCAAAGACATCGTGGTGAACGAGAAAAATGTAAAGGATACAGCTTTTTGGACGCCGATTGAATCTTTCCATGGTACTTTTGATGGCCAAAATCATACGATTTCAGGGCTTATTTGCACAGATACATCTGCTTATAACGTCGGCATGTTTGGTTATGTGGGGGCCGAAATAAGGGAAAGGCTGAGCGGTGAACCGTGGGAGGTTTTGAAAAAAGCTGTCGTAAAAAATTTAGGACTGATTAATGTTAGCTTTGTAGGTAAAGGTGCTGTCGGCGGCATTGCTGGAGGCGCTTGGGGCGCTGTAATAACAAATTGCTATGTGGATGGCGCTGTCTATTCCAATTTATATACGGGAGGCTTGGTATATACGGGAGGCTTGGTGGGGAATTCGGGACCGCTTGAAATTACGAATTCCCGCAACTTGGCTTACGTAGGCGGATATTATGCAGGTGGACTTGTTGGCAATTATGATGGTAGCGAACCACTTACTATCGTGAACTCGTATAATGCAGGAACTATTAGCAGCAATGGTACGTATGGCGCTTTTGTTGGTTTTTCCGTTGGCAAGCTAATTATTTCTAATTCGTTTAATGTCGGTGAAAAATCCCTTAGCCGAGAAAAGCTTCTTGTGGTTGGACATCATGGTCGGGATACTTTAATTGTGGACAACTACTTTTATGTTGATTCGTGGGCGAGTAGTAAATATGGTATAAATATTGATGAAAAAGAGCTGAAAGATGGGACGCTGGCACAACGTTTACGTAATTACAATAAGGACGGAATTGATGGCTCGGTATGGGGACAATGGCTTGGCGTCGATGATATACCGCAGTTGTCCGGAAAATTCGTGGTCGGTTCTTCGACATTGAATATCGTTGCGAAGACTCCCTCCGTTGTAGATGGCTGTTATCAGATTGGTACGGCAGAGGAACTTTATGGTTTTGGCTTTATTGCAAATGCCTCGCTGTATAGTGAAACTCCCGTCTGTGGCAAGCTCACTAAGGATATTGTGGTCAACAAGAACGTGCTAGCAAAGGATACGCTCAATGGCAACGGCGGTAATTTTATCCCGTGGTTTGCGGTAACTAATTTTGCTGGAACTTTTGATGGTGCGGGTCACACCATATCAGGGCTTTATTTCAATGATAGCTTGCTTCGTGATGCAATGGGCTTATTTGCGACTGTATACGCACCTGATGAATCACGCCAGGTCAAGATTGAAAATGTCGGAATTGAGGATTCCTATTTTTACATTTTTGGTTCTGTAGGCTCATTGGTTGGATCCGTTAAAACGAAGAGCAAAACCGTGACTATTAAAAATTGTCATGGTTCCTCTTATTTGTATGGTGGTGCCGGAGGTTTGGTCGGTAGTCATGCGGGCGATTCCTTAGGAATAGAAGATTCTTATTTTGACGGTGTTCTTGAAAGCAACAATAGTTCAATTGGTGGCTTGATGAGTTGGGCTACCGGAAAATTTTACATCGTCAATTCTTATAGCGTGGCGGACCTCAAGGTGAATCCTGATTTTATGGGATCATACAATGGTTCTTTGGTTGGCACTAATAATATTGAATCAAACTCTTATGTTGTTAATTCGTATGGTGCAGATCCGTTATCGAAAAAAGAGTCTAGAGAAGCTTATCCTCTTGTCGGTTTGGCTAGTGCGGGAAGTATTGAATTTATCAATTCTTTTTCTGAAAAAACAGGAACGGAAATATTCTGTTTTAATTGCGGTAGTGAAAAAGATTTTGGAATTATCCAGGTGGATGCTGATAAATTCACGGATGGCTCTGTTGCAAAACTTCTTCATGACTATGGGGAATCGGGTATAAATGGTTTGCTTTGGGGCCAGCATGTCGGCTATGATGCTTATCCCGTCTTTAGTGGAGAGGTTACGACGAACTTTGAAACTTCTGAATTGAAATTGGTGACTTTCCCTGAAGATACGGTAAAGTATTCGAATTCGTACATTGAAGGCATTAAACTTTCGCTGCCGACTCCTGTTCGTAAGGACTATGTTTTTAAGGGCTGGTATGCTAGTGATGATTTTTCGGGTGAACCGGTAAAGAGTGTGCCTGCAGATGCGAAGGGAACGCAGACATTCTATGCAAAGTGGTGGCATTATCCACAGATGGTGGGCGACTGTTACGAACTGGGCGATGAGGGAGAACTGATTCTGTTCTCGTCCTTTGTTGATTCCTTGTACAGGTATTCGGTAAATCGTCCTACGTTATGTACCAAGCTGACGAACGATATCGTTTTGAACAAGAATGTTTTGGTCGATGGAAAACTGGATTCGTCAAAAATATCTTCGTTTGTGCAGTGGTTCCCGTTAAATAACTATCAAGGTGTATTTGATGGCAATGGTCATACGATTTCGGGCCTTTATGGCTATAAGGGCTTTTTCGGTAAAATTGAATCGGGAAATCTAATTATCAAGAATTTGGGTATTGTCGATTCGTATATCTCTGGCGGAAACGATGTTGGCGGTTTTGTTGGCGAGATGTATGGAAAGTCTTTAGTTATTGCCAATTCTTATTTTGAAGGTGTCGTCAAGGGGTATGAAAATGTCGGTGGCTTGATTGGCTACACGGATCGTTCTCAGACCTTGGTGCTTTCTAGTTATCATCGTGGTTCGGTTGAAGGTTATGCTGATGTGGGTGGACTTGTGGGCCTTTCGTATGAAATCTATGGCTCGCTTATGATGATGTATTCGTATAATGAAGGCTCTGTTAGCTCTATTTGGGAACGAAGTGTTGGTGGCTTGATCGGTGGCGAAATGACTGATTTCTTGCATTTGAGTAACTCCTACAATGTGGCTACTGTGACCTCGAAAACGAGTGTTGTTGGTGGCTTGGTGGGTTCTCTTAAGAACGATTCGGCGTTTATTTACAATTCGTACAATTTGGGCAATGTTTCTGGAACAGATTCTATAGGCGGTGTCTGTGGGTTCAAGAAGGATTATGTGGACCTTCATTTGGATGCTGCCTACTATTTGGAAGGTTTGCAGGAGGGACTTGGTGGTACAGCTGTTGCTGCCGAAGATTTCGCCAACAAGAATCTTCTGAAGCGTTTGCAGTCTTACAGGGATCATGGCTTGGATGGTTCTGCTTGGACGCAGTCGGATAGCGATAAGTATCCGGTGTTGAATAATAAAGTTTCGGATAAGTTTATCGATAGCCTGCTCGCTGTCGTGACTGCTCCGAGAAGTTCTAGCTCTTCGAGCGTTTCGAGTTCTTCAAGCTCTTCAAGTGCGACGGAAGTGTCTTCGTCGAGTGCGCCGCAGTCTAGCAGCAGTTCTGTGAAGTCATCTTCGTCCAGTGTGCCGCAGTCTAGTAGCAGCTCTGTGAAATCGAGCAGTTCGTCTGTGAAATCGTCAAGTTCATCGAACGTGCCGAAATCAAGCAGTTCCGGCAAGGTCTCGATTGCATCTGCTTTTGTTGCTTCGCCGGTGGCAATCCGTACGCAAGGCCGTATGGTTGAAATTAGCGGTTTGCGAGTGGGTGATTCTTATGCGCTCATGGACTTGCAGGGACGCTTGTTGCAACATGGCCAAGCCAACGGTTCTACGGTTATGCTGCAAGTGGCAAAGTCCGGTCGTTACCTCTTGCGAGTTGCTGGACGAAATCGAATCGTGAATGTCCGATAA
- the purT gene encoding formate-dependent phosphoribosylglycinamide formyltransferase produces the protein MAEIGTPLSSTATKVLFCGSGELGKEVIIEMMRLGVEVIAVDRYANAPGMQVAHRSYVINMLDGKELRAVIEKEKPDYIVPEVEAIATDTLVELEKEGYNVIPTAKATKLTMNREGIRRLAAEELGLKTSPYRFADNYEDFKAAVKEIGIPCVVKPVMSSSGHGQSVIKTEADIENSWNISQTGGRTGAASRVIVEGFVPFDYEITLLTVRHVGGTSFLEPIGHHQVGGDYQESWQPQPMKPELLEQAKVIAKKVTDALGGRGIFGVELFVCKDEVLFSEVSPRPHDTGMVTLISQDLSEFALHARAILGLPIPNIAFHGPSASKAIVVDGNSDHVKFSGLEDVLAEPDTGLRLFGKPELKGHRRMGVLLARRDTVEEAKAAVMAMREKVKVTL, from the coding sequence ATGGCAGAAATCGGTACACCTCTTAGTTCTACCGCAACGAAAGTTCTCTTTTGCGGTTCTGGCGAATTGGGCAAGGAAGTCATCATTGAGATGATGCGACTTGGCGTCGAAGTGATTGCAGTGGACCGTTACGCCAACGCTCCGGGCATGCAGGTGGCTCATCGCAGCTACGTGATTAACATGCTCGATGGCAAGGAACTCCGTGCCGTCATTGAAAAGGAAAAGCCGGACTACATCGTGCCGGAAGTCGAAGCGATTGCGACGGACACGCTCGTGGAACTTGAAAAGGAAGGCTACAACGTTATTCCGACAGCAAAGGCCACTAAGCTCACGATGAACCGCGAAGGCATTCGCCGCCTGGCTGCCGAAGAGCTCGGACTCAAGACGAGCCCGTACCGCTTTGCGGATAACTACGAAGATTTCAAGGCTGCGGTCAAGGAAATCGGCATCCCGTGCGTTGTAAAGCCGGTGATGAGTTCTTCCGGTCACGGTCAGAGCGTCATCAAGACCGAAGCCGACATTGAAAATTCCTGGAACATTTCCCAGACGGGTGGTCGCACTGGTGCTGCCAGCCGCGTGATTGTCGAAGGCTTTGTGCCATTCGATTACGAAATTACTTTGCTTACGGTGCGCCATGTGGGTGGCACCAGCTTCCTGGAACCGATTGGCCACCATCAGGTGGGCGGTGACTATCAGGAATCTTGGCAGCCACAGCCGATGAAGCCGGAACTTTTGGAACAGGCAAAGGTAATCGCAAAGAAGGTCACGGACGCTCTTGGCGGTCGCGGCATCTTTGGTGTGGAACTTTTCGTTTGCAAGGACGAAGTCCTGTTCAGCGAAGTCTCCCCGCGTCCGCACGATACGGGCATGGTGACGCTCATTTCTCAGGATCTCTCCGAATTTGCATTGCACGCACGCGCTATTCTCGGTCTCCCGATTCCGAACATTGCATTCCACGGCCCGAGCGCCTCGAAGGCAATCGTTGTCGATGGCAATTCTGACCACGTGAAGTTCAGCGGCCTCGAAGATGTGCTTGCAGAACCGGATACGGGCCTTCGCTTGTTCGGAAAGCCGGAACTCAAGGGCCACCGCCGTATGGGCGTTCTCCTTGCTCGCCGCGACACCGTCGAAGAAGCCAAGGCGGCTGTCATGGCTATGCGCGAAAAAGTCAAAGTGACTCTTTAA
- a CDS encoding FISUMP domain-containing protein, which produces MKKYLLPLFGMAVYFTACEDELTPVSGNSAETVTAFSDLSECNKDIIGKFVYVSDSVKVYACTDNGWAAVTGAAVSGSNGSDGHDGANGKDGTNGKDGKNGTDGKNGKDGTDGKDGADGKDGKSCTMTAFKDGSGFDVICDGKPIGSVKNGTNGKDGAPGTNGKDGTPGTNGKDGTNGKDGTSCSVAKAADSDDVVVTCGDKSVTIHNGVDGKQGEPGTPGTKGADGTNGSNGADGVSCKIASDENGIVQIQCGEGKDATSTKLYKAFCGSKPFDPEKSFCMADGSVYPLCNGKTYVPDTDECVDGVVVQFIKSCGDELYNVHKKFCVNDKTYDLCGGESYDIELEECVEGKKTVVYEKCGDEKIKIADADHLFCAEFENKTTEEKTYQVYKYTTIEVKDKDYSETWMAENVNYETENSRCYENKESNCEIYGRLYSLAAAKNACPNGWRLPSLADWEGLIYAVNELDQNSDAKNNAGEVLKSSEMWGDAGNGSDLFGFTALPGGVNFFDEGTYHEGGLGSDAYFWSSRNSGKCVHLVHKSYLQYIVREASIEDFSTNSQLSVRCIKNAESN; this is translated from the coding sequence ATGAAGAAATATCTTTTGCCGTTGTTTGGCATGGCTGTGTATTTCACTGCTTGTGAGGATGAACTCACACCTGTTTCTGGAAATTCTGCTGAAACTGTAACTGCGTTCAGCGACTTGAGCGAATGCAACAAAGATATTATTGGCAAGTTTGTTTATGTGTCCGATTCCGTAAAGGTATATGCTTGCACGGATAATGGCTGGGCGGCCGTTACCGGCGCTGCTGTCAGTGGCTCTAATGGAAGTGATGGTCATGATGGTGCCAATGGTAAGGACGGCACTAACGGCAAAGATGGTAAAAACGGAACCGATGGCAAGAACGGAAAAGACGGTACTGATGGCAAAGATGGCGCCGATGGTAAAGACGGAAAGTCTTGCACTATGACCGCTTTTAAGGATGGTTCTGGATTTGATGTTATCTGTGATGGCAAGCCTATCGGTAGCGTGAAGAACGGCACCAATGGTAAAGATGGTGCTCCAGGCACTAACGGTAAAGATGGAACTCCTGGTACAAATGGTAAGGATGGTACCAACGGTAAAGACGGAACGTCTTGCTCTGTCGCCAAAGCCGCAGATAGCGATGATGTTGTTGTGACCTGCGGAGACAAGTCCGTAACGATTCACAATGGTGTTGATGGTAAACAGGGTGAACCGGGTACTCCTGGTACTAAAGGCGCAGACGGAACCAACGGCTCGAATGGTGCTGACGGCGTTAGCTGCAAAATAGCCAGTGATGAGAATGGTATTGTTCAAATCCAGTGCGGCGAAGGCAAAGATGCGACTTCGACAAAGCTTTACAAAGCCTTTTGCGGCTCAAAGCCTTTTGACCCTGAAAAAAGTTTCTGCATGGCGGATGGCAGTGTGTATCCTCTTTGCAACGGCAAAACATATGTCCCTGATACGGATGAATGTGTTGATGGCGTAGTTGTACAATTTATCAAGTCTTGCGGCGACGAATTGTATAATGTGCATAAAAAATTCTGTGTAAACGATAAAACGTATGATCTTTGTGGTGGCGAATCGTATGACATAGAATTAGAAGAATGCGTTGAAGGCAAAAAGACCGTGGTCTATGAAAAATGCGGCGATGAAAAAATCAAGATAGCGGATGCAGATCACTTGTTCTGTGCCGAATTTGAAAATAAAACCACTGAAGAAAAAACTTATCAGGTTTACAAGTACACGACGATTGAAGTTAAGGATAAAGATTACTCCGAAACTTGGATGGCCGAAAACGTGAATTATGAAACAGAAAATAGTCGTTGCTATGAAAATAAAGAATCGAATTGTGAAATATATGGGAGACTCTATTCATTGGCGGCCGCTAAAAATGCTTGCCCTAATGGTTGGCGTTTGCCTAGCTTAGCGGATTGGGAAGGACTTATTTACGCTGTTAATGAATTAGATCAAAATTCAGACGCAAAAAATAATGCTGGAGAAGTTCTTAAGTCTTCAGAGATGTGGGGGGATGCGGGAAATGGTTCTGATTTGTTTGGCTTTACGGCACTTCCTGGGGGTGTGAATTTTTTTGATGAAGGTACGTACCATGAAGGTGGGTTGGGTTCGGATGCGTATTTTTGGAGTTCTCGTAATTCTGGAAAGTGCGTGCATTTAGTACATAAATCATATCTCCAATACATAGTCCGCGAAGCTTCAATTGAGGATTTTTCTACGAACTCTCAGCTTTCTGTCCGTTGCATAAAAAACGCCGAAAGTAATTAA